From the genome of Flavobacterium ovatum, one region includes:
- a CDS encoding HD domain-containing protein, translating to MNYTKALENPIFKIVAQASAELQIDSYVIGGFVRDYLLERPLKKDIDIVAVGSGIELALKVSELLPNKPKVQVFKNYGTAMLRYKDTDIEFVGARKESYQTESRNPKVEIGTLQDDQDRRDFTINALAFSLNESNYGDLIDPFGGVAALEAKSIKTPLNPDITYSDDPLRMMRAIRFATQLGFEIEAESLEAISRNKDRINIISGERIVDELNKILSTPKPSIGFLLLYKTGLLDIILPELTALNNVEEIEGQTHKNNFYHSLEVVDNICPNTDDVWLRWSALLHDIGKAPTKRFNKKQGWTFHGHEFLGGKMVKRIFERLHMPLNQKMKFVQKMVVMSSRPIVLSQDLVTDSAVRRLVFDAGEEVEDLMTLCEADITTKNPGKFKKYHNNFVIVRQKIVEVEEKDSVRNFQPPITGEQIMEIFDLKPSREIGTLKEAVKEAILEGEIPNEYQAAYDFVLKRAEKMGLKAIK from the coding sequence ATGAATTATACCAAAGCATTAGAGAATCCTATTTTTAAAATTGTGGCGCAAGCGAGTGCCGAACTGCAAATTGACAGCTATGTTATTGGCGGGTTTGTACGCGATTACTTACTAGAGAGACCGTTGAAGAAAGATATTGATATTGTAGCTGTGGGTAGCGGTATTGAACTGGCATTGAAGGTGTCGGAACTACTGCCTAACAAGCCCAAAGTGCAGGTTTTTAAAAATTACGGAACAGCAATGTTGCGTTATAAGGATACCGATATTGAGTTTGTGGGCGCTCGTAAAGAGAGCTACCAAACGGAAAGCCGTAATCCAAAAGTCGAAATCGGCACGTTGCAAGACGACCAAGATCGCAGGGATTTTACGATTAATGCGTTGGCTTTTTCATTGAACGAAAGCAATTACGGGGATTTAATTGACCCTTTTGGTGGCGTGGCAGCTTTGGAGGCTAAGTCCATCAAAACACCTTTGAACCCTGATATTACCTACTCTGACGATCCTTTGCGCATGATGCGTGCCATCAGATTTGCAACCCAATTGGGGTTTGAAATTGAGGCTGAGTCCTTGGAAGCGATTTCGAGAAACAAAGACCGCATCAATATTATCTCTGGTGAGCGTATTGTGGACGAGTTGAATAAGATACTATCGACACCCAAACCTTCTATAGGCTTTTTGTTGCTATACAAAACAGGTTTATTAGACATTATCTTACCCGAATTGACGGCTTTGAATAATGTGGAAGAAATTGAAGGTCAGACGCATAAAAACAACTTTTACCACTCGCTTGAAGTGGTGGATAATATATGCCCTAATACTGATGATGTGTGGTTGCGTTGGTCGGCTTTGCTACACGATATTGGTAAAGCACCAACTAAGAGATTCAACAAAAAACAAGGTTGGACGTTTCACGGACATGAGTTTTTGGGTGGAAAAATGGTCAAGCGAATCTTTGAGCGTTTGCACATGCCATTGAACCAGAAAATGAAATTTGTACAGAAAATGGTGGTGATGAGTTCACGCCCAATCGTGCTTTCGCAAGATTTGGTGACCGATTCGGCCGTACGTAGATTGGTTTTTGATGCGGGTGAGGAAGTGGAAGATTTGATGACCCTTTGCGAAGCGGATATTACGACCAAAAACCCTGGGAAGTTCAAGAAATACCATAATAATTTTGTGATTGTACGTCAGAAAATTGTGGAAGTAGAGGAGAAAGATTCTGTTCGAAATTTTCAGCCTCCGATTACAGGAGAACAAATTATGGAAATTTTTGATTTGAAGCCTTCGAGAGAAATCGGTACCCTAAAAGAAGCGGTTAAAGAAGCTATTTTGGAAGGTGAGATTCCGAATGAATACCAAGCTGCTTATGATTTTGTTTTGAAAAGAGCCGAAAAAATGGGTTTGAAGGCAATAAAATAG
- a CDS encoding UvrD-helicase domain-containing protein: MVEAGLNTIEEKDEFQQIMELIRKGNNFLLSGGAGSGKTYSLVQVIKKVIDEFPTAKVACMTYTNSAVKEIEERVNHENLKVTTIHDFLWDNIKNYQKELKNVLIELINDDEIDKIKLINNEKVDFNFFNEVEEIKYSYQRTQLFKGIISHDELLIISNRMFKNHKLLCDIVKDKFNFIFIDEYQDSHPDVVEIFLEYLTKSNKKNIIGCFGDSMQSIYNKGIGDLNQYTESGIVHEVLKVQNRRNPKFVIDLANRLRTDGITQEQSNDITAPNMNPCGAVKLGKILFLYSTDEETDSVKDYLKLNLYWDFDNTKETKELNLTHNLIATKAGFQSLMDIYDKDQIIGFKNNILEKIKDNQKYNKPEVEISVEDTFENVIGKFDLNSTPYLIREIELNEEELSSFNAIKGHSIEKAISSKVNTPLMIELLDKVRVQKKIPKKNYNLYSSFEDFVEALNFTTKVSKINIVLRDSNNLLLYNNLKDKPFSEIRKIYLDKDSLIDDKKQDNEEESKKGSKRDKLIKHLFKIQTNIYLYQSNLYNEFLKHTEYKITRLSDKKILSESIQDLINVGDKSIEDIINLANDSRICLIDSNLNKFMIENEYIYDRVKAVKYKEFQFLYDYLEGKTPFSTQHKVKGDEFDNVLVVLDNGNWNDYNFEYLFDSINQEEILKDGKSKTKSKLESFYKTLPRTQKIFYVCCTRAKENLAVYYSNPSQNVIDKAKEWFGEKNVISLDELIKVPTAE, encoded by the coding sequence ATGGTTGAAGCAGGATTAAATACAATTGAAGAAAAAGATGAGTTTCAGCAAATAATGGAACTCATTAGAAAAGGAAATAATTTCCTTTTGAGTGGGGGTGCTGGTAGCGGAAAAACATATTCATTAGTTCAAGTAATTAAAAAAGTAATTGACGAGTTTCCTACTGCAAAAGTGGCTTGTATGACTTATACAAATTCTGCTGTTAAAGAAATTGAAGAAAGAGTAAATCATGAAAACCTAAAGGTTACAACTATACATGATTTTTTATGGGACAACATAAAGAATTATCAAAAGGAACTTAAAAACGTTTTAATCGAGTTAATTAATGACGATGAAATTGATAAAATCAAACTTATAAATAATGAAAAAGTTGATTTTAACTTTTTTAATGAAGTAGAAGAAATTAAATACTCTTATCAGCGAACACAATTATTTAAAGGGATTATTTCGCATGATGAGTTACTCATTATATCTAATAGAATGTTTAAAAATCATAAATTATTATGTGATATAGTAAAAGATAAGTTTAATTTTATATTTATTGATGAATATCAAGATTCTCATCCTGATGTAGTTGAAATTTTCTTAGAATATTTAACTAAAAGTAATAAAAAAAACATTATTGGTTGTTTTGGAGATTCAATGCAATCAATTTATAATAAGGGTATTGGTGATTTAAACCAATATACAGAAAGTGGTATTGTTCATGAAGTATTAAAAGTTCAAAATAGAAGAAATCCAAAGTTTGTTATAGACTTAGCAAATAGACTTAGAACAGATGGAATAACACAAGAACAGTCGAACGATATTACTGCTCCTAATATGAATCCATGTGGAGCAGTAAAATTAGGGAAAATACTTTTTTTATATTCAACTGACGAAGAAACCGATAGCGTTAAAGATTATTTGAAATTGAATCTTTATTGGGATTTCGACAACACCAAAGAAACCAAAGAGTTAAACCTTACACATAATCTAATTGCAACTAAAGCGGGTTTTCAAAGCCTTATGGACATTTATGATAAGGATCAAATTATTGGATTTAAGAATAATATACTTGAAAAAATTAAAGATAATCAAAAATACAATAAACCTGAAGTAGAAATTTCCGTTGAAGATACTTTTGAAAATGTTATAGGTAAATTTGACTTAAACTCAACACCATATTTAATAAGGGAGATTGAATTAAATGAAGAAGAGTTATCCTCATTCAATGCAATTAAAGGACATTCAATAGAAAAAGCTATTAGTTCAAAAGTTAACACTCCATTAATGATTGAATTATTAGACAAAGTTAGAGTACAAAAGAAAATTCCCAAAAAAAATTACAATCTATATTCTTCATTTGAGGATTTTGTTGAAGCTTTAAATTTCACTACAAAAGTTTCTAAAATAAACATTGTACTAAGAGATTCAAATAATTTACTTTTATATAACAACTTAAAAGACAAACCTTTTTCCGAGATTAGAAAGATATACTTAGATAAAGACTCTTTAATTGATGACAAAAAACAGGATAATGAAGAAGAAAGTAAGAAAGGTTCAAAAAGAGATAAATTAATTAAACATCTATTTAAAATCCAAACAAATATTTATTTATATCAAAGTAATCTTTATAATGAATTTCTAAAACATACCGAATACAAAATAACAAGACTAAGCGATAAAAAAATATTAAGTGAAAGTATTCAAGATTTAATTAATGTTGGTGATAAGTCAATAGAAGATATTATTAATCTTGCAAATGATTCAAGAATATGTCTGATAGATAGTAATCTAAATAAATTTATGATTGAAAATGAATATATTTATGATCGAGTAAAAGCTGTTAAATATAAAGAATTCCAATTCTTATACGATTATTTAGAAGGAAAAACCCCTTTTTCAACTCAACATAAAGTTAAAGGTGATGAATTTGATAATGTGCTTGTTGTACTAGATAATGGTAATTGGAATGATTATAATTTTGAATATCTTTTTGATAGTATCAATCAAGAAGAAATTTTGAAAGATGGAAAATCTAAAACAAAATCTAAATTAGAATCATTTTATAAAACTTTACCTCGAACTCAAAAAATATTCTACGTTTGTTGCACACGAGCAAAAGAAAACTTAGCAGTTTATTATAGCAACCCTAGTCAAAATGTAATTGACAAAGCGAAAGAATGGTTTGGAGAAAAAAATGTAATATCTCTTGATGAATTAATTAAAGTGCCGACCGCAGAGTAG
- a CDS encoding COX15/CtaA family protein: MNKADKSVIYWLLTGCFLLFLMVTIGGITRLTNSGLSMTDWHLVTDTFPPLTDEKWNTAFEEYKKFPEYQKINIHNDFQLSDYKFIYFWEWFHRFIGRIIGLVFIVPFAYFLIKNKLSRATIKKCFVLLFMGGFQGFLGWFMVRSGLIDNPDVSHFRLSLHLTFAFTTFAYTLWVALDLIYPHRNPVQIELRKIARYALAFLLLQIIYGGFVAGLNAGLIHNHWPLMSDGQFIHDSVFIEQPSLLLNLTEGKSGVQFVHRTLAYVVVFFIGWLFFKSKKSMLLQDQKKGINGLMFLVLVQFALGVFTLLLAVPLWLGLAHQINAFFLLATMTYTLHRLSK; encoded by the coding sequence ATGAATAAAGCAGATAAATCAGTAATTTACTGGTTACTTACAGGATGTTTTCTTTTGTTTTTGATGGTTACCATAGGTGGTATCACACGTTTAACCAATAGTGGTTTATCAATGACCGACTGGCATTTGGTAACCGATACCTTCCCTCCTTTGACGGATGAAAAGTGGAATACGGCTTTTGAAGAATACAAGAAATTCCCAGAGTACCAGAAAATCAATATTCATAACGACTTTCAACTGTCAGACTATAAATTCATTTATTTCTGGGAATGGTTTCACCGTTTTATTGGACGTATTATTGGGTTGGTATTCATCGTCCCGTTTGCTTATTTTTTAATCAAAAATAAATTAAGTCGTGCCACCATCAAAAAATGCTTTGTATTACTCTTTATGGGTGGTTTTCAAGGTTTTTTGGGCTGGTTTATGGTTCGAAGCGGACTAATTGACAATCCAGATGTGAGTCATTTTAGACTTTCCTTACACCTTACTTTTGCCTTTACCACCTTTGCTTATACTTTATGGGTAGCGCTAGATTTGATTTATCCGCACCGCAATCCTGTGCAAATAGAATTGCGAAAAATTGCTCGCTATGCCCTGGCTTTTTTACTCCTTCAAATCATTTATGGTGGTTTTGTAGCAGGATTGAATGCCGGATTGATTCACAACCACTGGCCGTTGATGAGTGATGGACAATTTATACACGATAGCGTTTTTATCGAACAACCAAGTTTACTACTAAACTTAACCGAAGGAAAAAGTGGAGTTCAATTTGTACACCGAACACTCGCCTATGTTGTGGTTTTCTTTATAGGTTGGTTGTTTTTCAAAAGTAAAAAAAGCATGTTACTCCAAGATCAGAAGAAAGGCATCAACGGTTTGATGTTCTTAGTATTGGTACAATTTGCTTTAGGAGTATTTACGTTGTTATTGGCCGTTCCTTTATGGTTGGGGTTGGCACATCAAATCAACGCTTTCTTTTTGTTGGCGACCATGACGTATACCTTGCATAGGCTTTCTAAATAA
- a CDS encoding YdeI/OmpD-associated family protein, whose amino-acid sequence MKEPLELYFKNTTEWREWLHNHHAISVGVNLILYKVSSEHESMRWEEAVQVALCYGWIDSTAKRIDDVKRRQKFTPRKPKSVWSKVNKTHLIQLEKDNLIHESGYATIKSAKENGSWEALDAVEAYEIPTDLEKAFIENPIAFTNYQAFAPSYRKAYLHWLNQAKREATRTARIAEIISLCVQNKKSR is encoded by the coding sequence TTGAAAGAACCCTTAGAATTATATTTTAAAAATACTACTGAATGGCGTGAATGGTTGCATAACCATCACGCCATTTCGGTTGGGGTGAACTTGATACTTTACAAAGTAAGCAGCGAACACGAAAGCATGCGTTGGGAAGAAGCTGTTCAAGTAGCACTTTGTTATGGTTGGATTGACTCAACGGCTAAAAGAATTGATGATGTTAAACGTCGTCAAAAGTTCACCCCGCGAAAACCCAAAAGCGTTTGGAGTAAAGTCAATAAAACCCACCTCATTCAACTGGAAAAAGACAATCTTATTCACGAAAGTGGCTACGCAACCATTAAAAGTGCCAAAGAAAACGGTTCTTGGGAAGCTTTGGATGCAGTAGAAGCATATGAAATTCCAACTGACTTGGAGAAAGCTTTTATCGAAAATCCAATTGCGTTTACCAATTACCAAGCCTTTGCTCCTTCTTATCGAAAAGCCTACCTCCATTGGCTCAACCAAGCCAAACGGGAAGCCACTAGAACGGCTAGAATTGCAGAAATTATTAGTTTGTGTGTGCAGAATAAGAAGTCTAGGTGA
- a CDS encoding ATP-dependent endonuclease, with translation MKIKQIQIKNFRLLQDFKLDLEDELSLVLGKNNSGKTSILAVLDKFINSEKSKFTSEDFNLFFKNQLNQLIEDTNQKTEKEFENLGKDIGIKLRIVIEYFEKDDLSNICNVMMNLDPDNNFVVLGFDFVINYDRYKKIRKDYSEFKSKEKTKFDKGIIKPIENEEETEASEEIKSTYVERDFNEFFKQNFAEYFKLFKAPLEWSIIDHCVIESTVVGNENFKEIINFKSIKAKRDVNNKETDKTLSRQTSEIYKKEETSDEQKEKIEKFTDELSSTDNTLSEIYADLFKGVIDDVKKFGGLKQEETNIEIFSTLQHRELLEGNTTVMYTHENNDKLPEHHNGLGYMNLISLIFEIKIQVEEFKKGKLERPSDINLLFIEEPEAHTHPQMQYVFIKNIKDLLKDGIKKKLKNDEGNDIVVSRELQYIVSTHSSHIVAESKFDDIKYLKKLNKNQVISKNMKDLEKEYIDNGEDQNYRFLKQYLTLNRAELFFTDKAIFIEGDTERILLPAMMKKIDNEFQENKLLSQNISIVEVGAYSQIFEKFIDFIGMKSLIITDIDSCYLAPVMKKDKITPKLKDDGTPELKEEKCPASDEKASRTSNNSLLFFYDKTRDELSYFKELLLESKTLIKDENRKWKTDEIGNLLITYQTKELDYHARSFEDAFFHINQDFISDEENSFKSITKKWLKKFKINNNPFELAEHGVGSKPSLAIEILMNSKTDDNDNEFSNWQIPAYIKEGLLWLKQD, from the coding sequence ATGAAAATAAAACAAATACAAATTAAGAACTTTAGACTTCTACAAGATTTTAAACTTGATTTAGAAGATGAATTATCTTTAGTTCTAGGGAAAAATAATTCTGGTAAAACATCAATTTTAGCAGTTTTAGACAAGTTTATTAATTCTGAAAAAAGCAAATTTACTTCTGAAGATTTTAATTTATTTTTTAAAAATCAATTAAATCAACTTATTGAAGATACTAATCAAAAAACAGAAAAGGAGTTTGAGAATTTAGGGAAAGATATAGGAATTAAATTACGAATAGTTATTGAATATTTTGAAAAAGACGATTTATCAAATATTTGTAATGTAATGATGAATTTAGATCCAGATAATAATTTTGTTGTTTTAGGTTTTGATTTTGTAATTAATTATGATAGGTACAAAAAAATTAGAAAAGATTATTCTGAATTTAAATCAAAAGAAAAAACAAAATTTGATAAGGGTATAATAAAACCTATTGAAAATGAAGAAGAAACAGAAGCATCAGAAGAAATCAAAAGTACTTATGTAGAACGTGATTTTAATGAATTTTTCAAGCAAAATTTCGCAGAATATTTTAAACTGTTTAAAGCTCCTCTAGAATGGAGTATTATTGATCACTGTGTTATTGAATCAACTGTCGTTGGAAATGAAAACTTTAAGGAGATAATTAATTTTAAATCGATAAAAGCAAAACGGGACGTAAATAATAAAGAAACCGATAAAACATTATCTAGACAAACTTCTGAAATATATAAAAAAGAAGAAACAAGTGATGAACAAAAAGAAAAGATTGAAAAATTTACTGATGAACTTTCGAGTACGGACAACACTTTAAGCGAAATTTATGCTGACCTTTTTAAAGGAGTCATTGATGACGTAAAAAAGTTTGGAGGTTTAAAACAAGAAGAAACTAATATCGAAATATTTTCAACTTTACAGCATCGTGAGTTGTTGGAAGGTAATACAACAGTAATGTACACACATGAAAATAACGATAAACTTCCTGAGCATCACAATGGCTTAGGATACATGAATTTGATTAGTTTAATCTTTGAAATAAAAATACAAGTTGAAGAGTTTAAAAAAGGAAAATTAGAAAGACCATCTGATATTAATTTGCTTTTCATTGAAGAGCCTGAAGCTCATACGCATCCGCAAATGCAATATGTTTTTATAAAAAATATTAAAGATTTACTAAAGGATGGAATTAAAAAGAAATTAAAAAATGACGAAGGAAATGATATTGTAGTAAGTAGAGAATTGCAATATATTGTAAGCACACATTCATCTCATATTGTGGCTGAAAGTAAATTTGACGATATTAAGTACCTTAAAAAGTTAAATAAAAATCAAGTCATTTCTAAAAATATGAAAGACCTTGAAAAAGAATATATTGATAATGGGGAAGACCAAAATTATAGATTCCTTAAACAATATCTAACATTAAACAGAGCAGAATTATTTTTTACAGATAAGGCTATTTTCATTGAAGGAGATACTGAAAGGATTTTGCTACCAGCAATGATGAAAAAAATTGACAATGAATTTCAAGAAAATAAATTATTATCACAAAATATATCGATTGTTGAAGTAGGAGCGTATTCACAGATATTTGAAAAATTTATTGATTTTATAGGAATGAAATCCTTAATTATAACCGATATAGACAGTTGTTATTTAGCTCCCGTCATGAAAAAAGATAAAATTACTCCTAAGTTAAAAGATGACGGAACACCTGAATTAAAAGAAGAAAAATGTCCTGCAAGTGATGAGAAAGCTAGTAGAACATCGAATAATTCATTACTGTTTTTCTACGATAAGACCAGAGATGAATTAAGTTATTTTAAAGAGCTTTTATTAGAATCTAAAACTTTAATTAAAGATGAAAACAGGAAATGGAAAACTGATGAAATAGGTAATTTGTTAATAACATATCAAACGAAAGAATTAGATTATCACGCTAGGAGTTTTGAAGATGCTTTCTTTCATATCAATCAAGATTTTATTTCCGATGAAGAAAATTCATTTAAATCTATAACAAAGAAATGGCTTAAAAAATTTAAAATAAATAATAATCCGTTTGAATTAGCTGAGCATGGAGTAGGAAGCAAACCTTCATTAGCAATAGAAATCCTAATGAATAGTAAGACTGATGATAATGATAATGAATTTAGTAATTGGCAAATACCTGCCTACATAAAAGAAGGATTGTTATGGTTGAAGCAGGATTAA
- a CDS encoding superoxide dismutase family protein, with protein MKKIIFTTLIILAIVIGCKTNSNSNNAKKLNLTFEAKSNSNVAGTATFVEKDGKVTLEAHFTGLTPGIHAIHIHEKSDCSSPDGKSTGGHWNPTFKNHGKWGVGQYHKGDIGNFTADKNGNGSVKFTTDEWNIGSGDPTKDILDHAIIVHQGTDDFKTQPTGDAGGRVACTAIIKQ; from the coding sequence ATGAAAAAAATAATATTTACAACTCTAATTATCTTAGCCATTGTAATAGGATGCAAAACCAATAGTAATTCAAATAATGCTAAAAAGTTGAATTTGACTTTTGAAGCCAAAAGCAATAGTAATGTCGCTGGGACAGCTACTTTTGTTGAAAAAGACGGGAAAGTTACACTAGAAGCACATTTTACAGGACTTACTCCTGGAATCCATGCCATACATATACACGAAAAATCAGATTGTTCCTCTCCAGACGGAAAATCTACTGGAGGGCACTGGAATCCAACTTTTAAAAATCACGGAAAATGGGGTGTTGGCCAATACCACAAAGGAGATATTGGGAATTTTACAGCTGATAAAAACGGAAATGGTTCTGTCAAATTCACTACAGACGAGTGGAATATTGGTTCCGGAGATCCAACTAAAGATATTCTTGACCACGCCATCATCGTACACCAAGGAACAGACGATTTCAAAACGCAACCTACAGGTGATGCCGGTGGACGCGTAGCTTGTACTGCAATTATTAAACAATAA
- a CDS encoding L-threonylcarbamoyladenylate synthase — MDINQEILNAYEVIKEGGIILYPTDTVWGIGCDASNPEAVAKIYKLKQRAETQSMICLMNGEKMMYNVFKEIPEVAWQILDLSENPTTLILDNPRNVAANIIATDKTLGIRLVKEPFCFKLMERMKKPLVSTSANISGQPTPKSFKEISPAIINGVDYVVNLNKDKVSGKPSTIIKLGNDHQVKIIRK; from the coding sequence ATGGATATCAATCAGGAAATACTGAATGCTTACGAGGTGATTAAGGAGGGCGGAATTATTCTATACCCTACCGATACGGTTTGGGGAATTGGCTGTGATGCCTCGAATCCTGAGGCGGTGGCCAAGATTTATAAACTGAAACAACGTGCCGAAACGCAGTCGATGATTTGCTTGATGAATGGCGAGAAGATGATGTATAATGTCTTTAAGGAGATTCCAGAAGTGGCATGGCAAATTTTAGATTTGTCTGAGAACCCAACGACTTTGATTTTGGATAATCCGAGAAATGTGGCTGCAAACATCATTGCAACTGATAAAACACTCGGAATAAGACTGGTTAAGGAACCGTTTTGTTTTAAGTTGATGGAGCGCATGAAGAAGCCTTTGGTGTCGACTTCGGCAAATATTTCAGGACAACCTACTCCTAAAAGTTTTAAGGAAATTAGTCCTGCAATTATTAATGGTGTGGACTATGTGGTGAATCTGAACAAGGATAAGGTTTCGGGTAAGCCGTCTACGATTATTAAGTTGGGGAATGACCACCAAGTGAAGATAATTAGAAAGTAA
- a CDS encoding CDP-alcohol phosphatidyltransferase family protein, with translation MSKLTTQDQFLDLSDYGRPFGRWLANSLKNTRFTPIDVTLLFGFSGLTAIYCILEGYLYWAAFFIILKSIIDAADGELARIKNTPSYTGRYLDSVFDIILNFLILSAICYVSNTSFWVTLIAFAAIQIQGTLYNYYYVILRHKSTGGDATSKIFEYKAPRALPGEKQKTVNIMFQIYTIVYGKFDTIIHALDPNAYKVKTFPNWFMTMVSLYGLGFQLLLIAIMLPLGWMEWIVPFFIGYSFLIGVLIPVRRMYIV, from the coding sequence ATGTCAAAACTTACTACTCAAGACCAGTTCCTCGATTTATCAGATTACGGCAGACCTTTTGGGAGGTGGCTAGCAAATTCCTTAAAAAATACCCGCTTTACACCTATAGACGTCACTTTATTATTCGGTTTCTCTGGACTCACAGCTATTTATTGCATCTTAGAAGGTTACTTGTATTGGGCGGCTTTCTTTATCATTCTAAAATCTATAATTGATGCGGCTGATGGGGAACTAGCCCGAATTAAAAACACACCCTCATACACAGGACGTTATCTGGACAGTGTATTTGACATTATATTGAATTTCTTGATATTATCAGCTATTTGTTATGTTTCCAACACGTCATTTTGGGTCACATTGATTGCTTTTGCAGCGATCCAAATACAAGGAACTTTATACAATTATTACTATGTGATCTTGCGTCACAAATCTACTGGTGGAGATGCTACTAGCAAGATATTTGAATACAAAGCACCTCGTGCATTGCCTGGCGAAAAACAGAAAACCGTAAACATTATGTTCCAAATTTATACGATTGTTTACGGGAAGTTTGACACCATCATACACGCATTAGATCCAAATGCTTACAAAGTTAAAACCTTCCCTAACTGGTTTATGACTATGGTTTCTTTGTACGGATTAGGCTTTCAATTATTATTAATTGCCATTATGCTTCCGCTCGGTTGGATGGAGTGGATTGTACCTTTTTTTATTGGATATTCGTTTTTGATTGGGGTGTTAATTCCGGTTAGACGTATGTATATTGTGTAA
- a CDS encoding Fic family protein, whose amino-acid sequence MTKYIHERPDFPQFYWDNEQLLTPLSEVRFLQGRILGKMESLGFSTQYESNLLLLETEVLSSGEIEGEIYKPAAVRSSIAKQIGDPFYDNQPTNQNIDGFVALLLDAFQNYKDELTTERIFSWHAALFPTGNSGLYPITVGDWRQDKRGPMQVVSGGIGNENIHFEAPAAALVPTLMDDFMKWLAEDTGQDLVIKAAVAHLWFLTIHPFDDGNGRIARSISESLLAKSENNAMRCYSLSSQILSNRKSYYDLLEAAQKGNLDCTNWLLWFIDILKKAIIHSETVISRSLQKAEFWKTHQKTILNDRQLKMIQLLWNDFEGNLTTKKWAKITKCSDDTALRDINDLILKDILHKEDKGSRSTSYKMKIS is encoded by the coding sequence ATGACAAAATACATCCACGAACGACCAGATTTCCCTCAGTTTTATTGGGATAATGAGCAATTATTGACTCCTTTAAGCGAAGTACGTTTTTTGCAAGGACGCATTCTGGGCAAAATGGAGTCATTGGGTTTTAGTACGCAATATGAGTCCAATTTGTTATTGTTAGAAACAGAAGTACTTTCTTCGGGCGAGATAGAGGGCGAAATTTATAAACCAGCAGCGGTACGTTCCTCTATCGCAAAACAGATCGGAGATCCATTTTACGACAACCAACCTACAAATCAAAATATTGATGGCTTTGTGGCGTTATTGCTGGATGCTTTCCAAAACTACAAGGACGAACTAACTACAGAGCGTATTTTCAGTTGGCACGCTGCTCTGTTCCCAACTGGTAATAGTGGATTGTATCCTATAACAGTAGGGGATTGGCGGCAAGATAAACGAGGGCCGATGCAAGTGGTTTCGGGTGGAATTGGAAACGAAAATATACATTTTGAAGCGCCAGCTGCTGCTTTAGTTCCGACTTTAATGGATGACTTTATGAAATGGCTTGCTGAAGATACTGGTCAAGATTTAGTTATAAAAGCAGCGGTTGCACATTTATGGTTTTTGACAATTCATCCTTTTGATGATGGAAATGGTCGAATCGCTCGTTCAATTTCAGAAAGCCTTTTGGCAAAATCAGAAAATAATGCGATGCGCTGTTATAGCTTGTCGTCTCAGATTTTAAGTAATAGAAAAAGCTATTATGATTTATTAGAGGCAGCTCAAAAAGGGAATTTAGATTGTACTAATTGGTTGCTGTGGTTTATTGATATTTTGAAAAAAGCAATAATCCACTCAGAAACAGTGATTAGCCGAAGTTTACAAAAGGCCGAATTTTGGAAGACACATCAAAAGACGATTTTGAATGACCGTCAACTAAAAATGATTCAACTACTTTGGAATGATTTTGAAGGTAATCTGACTACAAAGAAGTGGGCTAAAATCACCAAATGTTCCGATGATACCGCTTTAAGAGATATTAATGATTTGATTCTGAAAGACATTCTACACAAGGAAGATAAAGGAAGTAGGAGCACAAGCTATAAAATGAAAATATCTTGA